A window of the Butyricimonas faecalis genome harbors these coding sequences:
- a CDS encoding TlpA family protein disulfide reductase, translating to MRKFVCIVTVLLSIVVTVKAQDYEALGKFMKKYSQNWARSYNEQIGQPMPSYHFDKKLNSKALKGKFVVLNFWATWCGGCRILSCDLDTVLFRNMTPYKGVQVIGVDAHENMVDKGLKAKKWWEEQKISYPAVYGKAADACCDTVHGTHPSVLLLDDEGIIRGRWDAWSPGLGGMVKLAIWALKIVPENGIKADVSTVQNLMAQKEWDRALYLLECMPEIAEYAALKYTCLLEFDERYAIEYFGEIREKYKDHPLYVDIMESVMHDVLASDSHDYNLVKNGIDAIIELFYKNKGGDYRLYENIGILRCRYADYYKERSLSYFQQSIDVAKRSNVDANEIERLEKQFEIVKKEIEQGK from the coding sequence ATGAGAAAATTTGTTTGTATTGTAACTGTATTGTTGTCTATAGTTGTAACTGTTAAAGCACAGGATTACGAGGCATTAGGTAAATTTATGAAAAAGTATAGTCAGAATTGGGCTAGAAGCTATAACGAGCAAATAGGGCAGCCTATGCCTTCCTATCATTTTGACAAGAAATTGAATAGTAAAGCCTTGAAAGGTAAATTCGTCGTGTTGAATTTTTGGGCAACTTGGTGTGGAGGATGTCGTATATTATCTTGTGATTTGGATACCGTATTATTTCGCAATATGACACCATATAAGGGGGTACAGGTGATTGGTGTGGATGCCCATGAGAATATGGTGGATAAAGGATTGAAAGCTAAAAAATGGTGGGAAGAACAGAAAATATCTTATCCCGCCGTCTATGGAAAGGCGGCAGATGCCTGCTGTGATACAGTACATGGAACACATCCTTCCGTGTTACTTCTTGATGACGAAGGAATTATCCGGGGGCGTTGGGATGCTTGGTCTCCGGGGCTTGGCGGTATGGTAAAACTGGCGATATGGGCTCTGAAAATTGTACCGGAAAATGGGATTAAAGCTGATGTGTCAACCGTTCAGAACTTGATGGCTCAAAAAGAATGGGATAGAGCTCTTTATTTACTGGAATGTATGCCGGAAATTGCCGAGTATGCGGCGTTGAAGTACACATGTTTGCTTGAATTTGATGAAAGGTATGCCATTGAGTATTTTGGAGAAATACGGGAAAAATATAAAGATCATCCTTTGTATGTTGATATAATGGAGAGTGTTATGCATGATGTTTTAGCTTCGGATTCACACGATTACAATCTTGTTAAGAATGGAATAGATGCTATTATTGAATTGTTCTATAAGAATAAAGGTGGTGATTACAGATTGTATGAAAATATAGGAATCCTGCGTTGTCGTTATGCTGATTATTACAAAGAGAGAAGCTTGAGCTATTTTCAACAAAGTATTGATGTGGCAAAACGGTCAAACGTGGATGCCAACGAGATCGAAAGGCTTGAAAAACAATTTGAAATTGTAAAGAAAGAAATAGAACAAGGAAAATAA
- a CDS encoding RNA polymerase sigma factor, translated as MVKPHLDIQELGRRIKKHDEEAFRILYIKYFSNLRHYAMRYLYDWNEAEDLVQEAYFTLWCNLDKYDGERNIIAYLLTYVKNACLKYIRNLKIQDNNQDKIIEAMLFSNITDEEPDEELQHRLNEILSQLPEKQKEVLLKHVVDHKTIPDIAKELNIAESSVKTHYKRAIALLRKNLCFILFGL; from the coding sequence ATGGTGAAACCTCACTTGGACATACAAGAACTTGGTCGAAGGATAAAAAAACATGACGAAGAAGCGTTTCGTATACTATATATCAAATATTTTTCAAACCTACGACATTATGCCATGCGTTATCTCTATGATTGGAATGAAGCAGAAGACCTTGTTCAAGAAGCCTATTTCACGTTATGGTGCAATTTAGATAAATACGATGGTGAACGTAACATCATCGCCTACCTGCTCACGTATGTCAAAAACGCTTGCTTGAAATACATTCGCAACCTCAAGATTCAGGATAACAATCAAGATAAAATTATCGAAGCGATGCTATTTTCAAATATAACGGATGAAGAACCTGACGAAGAATTACAGCATCGTTTAAACGAAATCCTTTCCCAGTTACCTGAAAAGCAAAAAGAAGTATTGCTAAAACACGTTGTCGACCACAAAACCATTCCCGACATCGCTAAAGAATTAAACATCGCCGAGTCAAGCGTAAAGACCCATTACAAACGAGCTATTGCCCTTCTTCGAAAAAATTTATGCTTTATATTGTTCGGTCTTTAA
- a CDS encoding DUF4843 domain-containing protein, giving the protein MKKMKICFMVLAALVVMACSKDKIETWESKSFVWFVNTDTTVLSFLQYADDVKEAMIEFELSMAGQTVSYDRKIDVQMSTPPSGVGTKVEVTNAIIPADSVNGVVKIKVFRTANLTERADTMVFKLCATEYLEVGDTLQLKKALVIADMAVKPGWWNNWADYYIGNYSEERYRVIIAATGSTGSPAGEGWYGSEWLLNKYLLKKYVQDHGPFYEADGVTEITFPNL; this is encoded by the coding sequence ATGAAAAAGATGAAAATATGTTTTATGGTGTTGGCTGCACTCGTTGTTATGGCTTGCTCCAAAGATAAGATAGAGACGTGGGAGAGTAAGAGTTTTGTGTGGTTTGTAAATACTGATACGACGGTACTCTCTTTTTTGCAATATGCTGATGATGTGAAAGAGGCCATGATAGAATTTGAGCTTTCCATGGCAGGGCAGACGGTATCTTATGACCGGAAAATAGATGTGCAAATGAGTACGCCTCCTAGTGGGGTAGGCACTAAGGTGGAGGTGACGAATGCAATCATTCCTGCTGATTCGGTGAACGGAGTTGTCAAGATAAAAGTTTTTCGAACGGCTAATTTAACTGAAAGAGCAGACACGATGGTTTTTAAATTATGTGCAACGGAGTATTTGGAAGTAGGCGACACGTTACAATTGAAAAAAGCTTTGGTAATTGCAGATATGGCCGTAAAACCGGGATGGTGGAATAATTGGGCAGATTATTATATTGGGAATTATTCAGAGGAAAGATATCGCGTTATTATTGCTGCAACGGGTTCTACCGGCAGTCCGGCAGGAGAAGGATGGTATGGTTCGGAATGGCTACTGAACAAATATTTACTCAAAAAATATGTTCAGGACCATGGTCCTTTTTATGAAGCAGATGGAGTTACTGAAATCACATTTCCTAATCTATAA
- a CDS encoding SusC/RagA family TonB-linked outer membrane protein, with protein MKTYVIFTLFFTLFISNAVWGQVKTVTLNVKSESVSDVLIRIKDITGEQIIFNENQLEKVICQNISLKDVPVKDAIDAVLKGKGFSCEVIDGVYVIKRETEKQQVKALKITGKVTDSGKNPLPGVTVRIKNTNIGVATDMDGNYTITVAEGNEKPVLVFSFVGMNTQEITYAGKDIINVTLQDEASEIDEVVVTGMFTRKAESFTGAATTFKQEELKRAGNQNLLKSLKNLDPSFQIMENLEFGSDPNRTPEIQMRGQTSFPNLQGEYEGNPNQPLFILDGFETTIEKVYDLDMNRVASVTLLKDAAAKAIYGSKAGNGVVVIETIRPKSGQLMISYTGNLDIEVPDLTGYNLMNAAEKLAFEKERGMYFQGYWSASEKQKYEELYNALYDDVLNGVDTYWLSKPLRTGVGQKHSLTLEGGDERMRYQAGVSYNNVAGVMKKSDRNTLNINTTLSYTYKNMIFRNSLEYTRNWSANSPYGSFDEYTRLNPYWRPYDENGNPIVELGTIRQKVYYNPLYNATLNTKDESYYSEVRENFSMDWKMNEMFRATGSFAYTHYQNGSDVFYPASHTKFIEYNEEEMSDRKGSYTKTYGNRNAIQVNIGLNFNKTWGKHLVFANATWNISTNHNVTNSYMAEGFGNDHMDDISFAIQYAKDSKPSGSNSKTREIGIIGALNYSYDDRYLFDASIRESASSMYGADNRWGTFWSLGAGWNVHKESFLKDNGVITQLKLRASMGYTGTQNFDPFQARARYEYGDTYYDSSYGAQLLGLPNAALKWQRNMDYNVGMDLAVKRLLILRAEYYIQRTDDLLSDISIPLSMGFSSYKDNLGKIENRGYEFSVALTPWRNDKKSAWVTVNVSALHNENKIKEIHDIFKSHNDTENAAKDEIINSNSGTNEEYEERVEKYTKPSTLYYEGQSMTAIWGMKSLGIDPMTGEEWYLDKAGNRTQLWSSDQQVVIGDTQDKLRGTIGLSAGFKGFTLSMTCSYKFGGDIYNSTLISRVENVTLRDNLDKRILNSWRKVGDEAPYKAAKSYDGAINYTKPTSRFIQKNNELYISSINLGYDFFGHSWLSKVGLERLKLSFYMNELARFSTLKIERGTSYPFARNYSFSLQATF; from the coding sequence ATGAAAACGTATGTTATTTTCACACTATTTTTCACGTTATTCATTTCAAATGCTGTTTGGGGACAAGTGAAAACAGTGACATTGAACGTGAAATCAGAATCCGTAAGTGATGTTTTGATTCGTATTAAGGATATTACGGGAGAGCAGATTATTTTTAACGAGAATCAGTTGGAAAAAGTGATATGTCAGAACATCTCCTTGAAAGACGTCCCGGTAAAGGATGCCATTGATGCGGTATTGAAGGGAAAAGGTTTTAGTTGCGAGGTGATTGACGGGGTGTATGTTATTAAGCGTGAGACAGAAAAACAACAGGTGAAGGCTTTAAAAATCACGGGTAAAGTCACCGATAGCGGAAAGAATCCACTACCGGGAGTTACTGTACGAATAAAAAATACGAACATAGGAGTTGCCACGGATATGGATGGTAATTACACGATTACCGTGGCAGAGGGAAATGAAAAGCCCGTGTTGGTTTTCTCGTTCGTGGGAATGAATACACAGGAGATTACTTATGCAGGAAAAGATATTATAAACGTTACATTGCAAGATGAAGCTTCTGAGATTGACGAGGTTGTGGTTACCGGTATGTTTACTCGTAAAGCAGAGAGTTTCACGGGTGCGGCAACGACATTTAAACAAGAGGAGTTGAAAAGGGCCGGGAACCAAAATCTGCTGAAGAGTTTGAAAAATTTGGATCCTTCTTTTCAAATTATGGAGAATCTAGAATTTGGTTCGGATCCTAACCGAACTCCGGAAATTCAGATGCGTGGACAAACATCATTTCCTAATCTTCAAGGAGAGTATGAAGGAAATCCGAATCAGCCGTTGTTTATTCTTGATGGATTTGAAACAACGATTGAAAAAGTGTATGATTTGGATATGAATAGGGTCGCTAGTGTAACGTTATTGAAAGATGCTGCAGCTAAGGCTATTTATGGTTCTAAAGCAGGTAATGGGGTAGTTGTTATAGAAACCATTCGTCCTAAAAGCGGTCAGCTGATGATTTCATACACGGGTAATTTGGATATAGAAGTTCCTGATTTAACCGGTTATAATTTGATGAATGCTGCGGAGAAATTGGCATTTGAGAAAGAACGCGGGATGTATTTTCAAGGATATTGGAGTGCATCGGAGAAACAGAAATACGAGGAGTTGTATAATGCACTCTATGATGATGTGTTAAATGGTGTTGATACTTACTGGCTTAGCAAACCTTTACGTACCGGGGTGGGACAAAAGCATTCTTTAACCTTGGAAGGTGGTGATGAACGAATGCGTTATCAAGCGGGAGTTTCATATAATAATGTTGCCGGTGTTATGAAGAAATCAGATCGTAACACGTTAAATATTAACACGACTCTTTCGTACACATATAAGAATATGATTTTCCGCAATAGTTTGGAGTACACGCGGAATTGGTCTGCAAACTCTCCTTACGGCTCTTTTGATGAATATACACGATTGAATCCTTACTGGCGACCTTATGATGAAAATGGAAACCCGATAGTGGAGTTGGGAACCATCAGACAGAAAGTTTATTACAATCCCTTGTATAATGCAACGTTAAATACGAAAGATGAATCCTATTATAGTGAAGTTCGTGAGAATTTTAGCATGGATTGGAAGATGAATGAAATGTTTCGGGCTACAGGTTCGTTTGCCTACACTCATTATCAAAATGGTTCAGATGTTTTCTACCCTGCCAGTCATACGAAATTTATCGAGTATAATGAGGAGGAAATGAGCGATCGTAAAGGCAGTTATACTAAAACGTATGGTAATCGAAATGCAATACAAGTAAATATCGGTTTGAATTTCAATAAAACATGGGGGAAGCATTTGGTTTTTGCTAACGCGACTTGGAATATTTCAACCAATCATAATGTAACAAATTCTTACATGGCTGAAGGGTTCGGTAATGATCACATGGATGATATCTCGTTTGCCATCCAATATGCTAAAGATAGTAAACCTTCAGGGAGTAATAGTAAAACACGTGAGATCGGTATCATTGGGGCATTGAATTATTCATACGATGACAGGTATCTTTTTGACGCCTCGATTCGGGAAAGTGCTTCTTCCATGTATGGTGCAGATAATCGCTGGGGTACATTCTGGTCATTAGGAGCAGGATGGAATGTTCATAAAGAAAGTTTTTTAAAAGACAACGGAGTCATCACGCAATTGAAATTGCGTGCCTCAATGGGCTACACGGGTACACAGAATTTCGATCCCTTCCAGGCTCGGGCCCGGTATGAATATGGAGATACTTATTATGATAGCAGTTATGGTGCTCAATTACTTGGTTTGCCTAATGCTGCATTGAAATGGCAACGTAATATGGATTATAATGTCGGAATGGATTTAGCCGTGAAACGCTTGCTGATTTTGCGTGCAGAGTATTATATCCAACGGACAGATGATTTGTTATCAGATATTTCTATTCCTTTATCTATGGGATTTTCTTCTTATAAAGATAATTTAGGAAAAATAGAAAATCGGGGGTATGAGTTTTCCGTAGCCTTGACCCCGTGGCGGAATGATAAGAAATCTGCATGGGTTACCGTTAATGTTTCAGCTCTTCATAATGAGAATAAAATTAAGGAAATTCATGACATATTCAAGAGTCATAATGATACGGAAAATGCCGCTAAAGATGAGATCATAAATTCAAATTCGGGAACAAACGAGGAGTATGAGGAACGGGTTGAAAAATACACGAAACCTTCAACTCTTTATTATGAGGGACAATCAATGACCGCTATCTGGGGAATGAAATCGCTAGGGATTGATCCGATGACCGGGGAAGAATGGTATTTGGATAAAGCTGGAAATCGGACTCAACTTTGGAGTTCTGATCAACAAGTGGTAATCGGTGATACTCAAGATAAGTTAAGAGGAACAATCGGGTTAAGCGCAGGATTTAAAGGATTCACGCTTTCCATGACTTGCAGTTATAAGTTTGGTGGGGATATTTATAATTCCACGTTAATTTCAAGAGTAGAAAATGTTACCTTGAGAGATAACTTGGATAAGCGTATTTTAAATTCTTGGAGAAAGGTGGGTGATGAAGCACCTTATAAGGCTGCTAAGAGTTATGATGGAGCAATAAATTATACGAAGCCGACATCTCGTTTCATACAGAAAAATAATGAACTATATATATCATCCATTAATTTGGGATACGACTTTTTTGGTCATAGTTGGTTAAGCAAGGTGGGATTGGAGCGTTTAAAATTGTCTTTCTATATGAATGAATTAGCTCGTTTCTCAACGTTGAAAATAGAGAGAGGAACGTCTTACCCGTTTGCCCGTAATTATTCTTTCTCATTGCAGGCTACATTTTAA
- a CDS encoding RagB/SusD family nutrient uptake outer membrane protein: MKVIKIFLIVGMALLSVSCDKWLDVKPQSQLDRDDLFSSENGYSDALIGVYAELCDGSLYGRELTYGALDVMAGYYDKGNMMGEFPYLYQYLYKKDNTNKQDYVINIIDAFWSKIYTQIANLNAMLQTIDGNKNLFSGENYNVIKGEAIGLRAFLHFELLRMFGEPYAKDKDAESIPYVDEFTTSVTRLYTVDEIITLVLKDLETAKGLLENDPIHLGTTPSTVLASKVTVDANNNIYAWHNRRFHFNYYAAIATMARVYLWKGDKANALSKALEVIAAQEEKFPWVIAGNLMNIGSDKISDKIQDATFATEHIFALNATKLETLSDGYLYGGQGSLLLTDRSIYPSSFDYRYKNLFKILDGTTLYVTRKYESLSNVSAAFKNRIPMIRISEMYYIAAECEGDGTLATDYLNAVRNNRGLTAEKLENLTPDLLKNEIFKEYQKEFYGEGQLWYYYKRTLAPTIEANKNYFTSIDLYTFDRPENEDAYRF; encoded by the coding sequence ATGAAAGTGATAAAAATATTTCTGATTGTGGGTATGGCACTTTTGAGTGTGTCATGTGACAAGTGGTTGGATGTAAAGCCTCAATCCCAGTTGGATAGGGATGATTTGTTCTCCTCGGAGAATGGTTATTCGGATGCCTTAATTGGTGTTTATGCCGAATTGTGTGACGGGAGTCTGTATGGGCGTGAATTGACTTACGGGGCTTTGGATGTTATGGCCGGGTATTATGACAAGGGAAATATGATGGGAGAATTTCCTTATCTTTATCAATATCTTTACAAAAAAGATAATACGAATAAGCAGGATTATGTAATAAATATAATTGATGCTTTCTGGTCAAAAATTTATACCCAGATTGCGAACTTGAATGCCATGCTCCAGACGATTGACGGAAATAAGAATTTGTTTTCAGGGGAAAATTATAATGTAATTAAAGGAGAGGCAATAGGTTTACGGGCTTTTTTACATTTTGAATTATTGCGTATGTTCGGGGAACCTTATGCCAAGGATAAGGATGCCGAGTCAATTCCTTATGTGGATGAATTTACGACTTCTGTTACACGTCTTTATACAGTGGATGAGATTATTACATTGGTATTAAAAGACTTGGAAACGGCCAAAGGATTATTGGAGAATGATCCGATACACTTAGGAACGACCCCCAGTACGGTTCTAGCTTCAAAAGTAACAGTTGATGCAAACAATAATATTTACGCTTGGCACAATCGTCGTTTCCACTTTAATTATTATGCAGCAATCGCAACAATGGCACGAGTGTATTTGTGGAAAGGGGATAAAGCGAATGCATTGTCAAAAGCGTTGGAGGTGATTGCTGCTCAAGAAGAAAAGTTCCCATGGGTTATTGCCGGTAATTTAATGAATATTGGTTCAGATAAGATATCGGATAAAATTCAGGATGCTACGTTTGCTACGGAACATATTTTTGCGTTGAATGCAACGAAATTGGAGACTTTATCGGATGGTTACCTGTATGGAGGACAAGGGAGTTTGTTATTGACCGATCGTTCTATTTACCCGAGCTCTTTTGATTATCGTTATAAGAACTTGTTTAAGATATTGGATGGTACAACGTTGTATGTTACTCGTAAATACGAGTCTTTGAGTAATGTATCTGCGGCCTTCAAAAACAGGATACCGATGATTCGTATTTCTGAGATGTATTATATTGCAGCAGAGTGTGAAGGAGATGGAACGTTAGCAACGGATTATCTGAATGCGGTCCGTAATAACCGCGGGCTTACAGCCGAGAAATTAGAGAACTTGACTCCTGATTTGCTTAAGAATGAAATTTTCAAGGAATACCAGAAGGAATTTTATGGAGAGGGACAATTGTGGTATTATTACAAACGTACGTTAGCTCCGACGATTGAAGCAAACAAAAATTATTTCACGAGCATTGATCTTTATACGTTTGATCGTCCTGAAAATGAGGATGCTTACCGCTTTTAA
- a CDS encoding PKD-like family lipoprotein, which yields MKKIYFVLLAVMFFCGCYDDKGNYDYTTQEAFEISLEETYFERQIGGHLSIQPTIKTKIPETDLTYQWEVHSLKPGDGYTLFNKFAEGKDLDWECVSTELMPGIGQYTIRLHATQTSTQRNFYSEQITLSIAGVTGLLVLHGNDSQSDIGLLVAPEFRGTNVMDETIENYPTMYSQANGSKIQGKGKAIYHLFTSNMVYNGLENRCYVAALTDQGVTLANYSGLQRSADYLDLFYSPSIPHGKPQSFYVYDSYETIVDDGMLFFTTPSYAPLYIAPLDDDVQASLEEFENGIYFSPFVLRGKSGATYTRMIMFNMIDRGFVGYSDGSMWPNRYTKLDATLDGTTSVPFNPAKMDADLLYMDHGGSTNHTMAVMQENDGKKLVVEMDFNTQTLSQMPYAKYSDVSGLQDFDQAFSYAFGEDQFHMCYYATSNAIYRYSVEKGKVPQSEKLMTIDGQVVDFKGAEITMMRLLKPNATTNDSWSYKYYNQMLVVGTYANGEGTLRAFIVDQSSGRVLSETSYSGFDRIYDVAVKGL from the coding sequence ATGAAAAAAATATATTTTGTCTTACTTGCCGTGATGTTTTTTTGCGGGTGTTATGACGATAAAGGTAATTATGACTACACGACACAAGAAGCGTTTGAAATAAGTCTTGAAGAAACTTATTTCGAACGTCAGATAGGAGGACATTTGTCCATACAACCCACCATAAAGACAAAGATACCGGAAACGGATCTTACCTATCAATGGGAAGTACATAGTTTGAAGCCGGGAGATGGGTATACTCTTTTTAATAAATTTGCGGAGGGCAAAGATCTTGATTGGGAATGTGTATCAACAGAGTTGATGCCGGGTATCGGTCAATATACAATTCGTCTTCATGCAACTCAGACATCCACGCAACGTAATTTTTATTCGGAGCAAATTACACTTTCTATTGCCGGAGTGACGGGATTGCTTGTCTTACACGGTAATGATTCACAAAGCGATATCGGTTTATTGGTTGCACCTGAATTTCGGGGGACCAATGTGATGGATGAAACCATCGAAAATTACCCCACCATGTATTCACAGGCTAATGGGTCAAAAATACAGGGTAAAGGCAAAGCTATCTATCATTTATTCACATCTAATATGGTGTATAATGGATTAGAAAATCGTTGTTATGTTGCCGCGTTGACGGATCAAGGAGTTACGTTGGCAAATTATTCTGGATTACAAAGATCGGCAGACTATTTGGATCTGTTTTATTCTCCCTCGATTCCGCATGGGAAACCGCAAAGTTTTTACGTGTATGATTCTTATGAGACAATTGTGGATGATGGTATGTTATTTTTTACAACACCTTCCTATGCTCCTTTGTATATAGCACCTCTTGACGATGATGTGCAGGCCTCTTTGGAAGAGTTTGAAAATGGAATCTATTTTTCTCCATTTGTGTTGAGAGGGAAAAGTGGTGCTACGTACACCCGTATGATCATGTTTAATATGATAGACCGCGGATTTGTGGGATATTCCGATGGAAGTATGTGGCCCAACAGATACACGAAACTTGATGCCACGTTGGATGGGACAACTTCTGTTCCATTTAACCCTGCAAAGATGGATGCAGATTTATTGTATATGGATCATGGTGGAAGTACTAATCATACGATGGCTGTAATGCAGGAAAATGATGGGAAAAAACTTGTTGTCGAAATGGATTTCAATACACAAACTCTGTCCCAAATGCCTTATGCAAAATATAGTGATGTGAGTGGTTTACAAGATTTCGATCAGGCTTTTTCCTATGCTTTTGGGGAAGATCAATTTCACATGTGCTATTATGCCACGTCAAATGCTATCTATCGTTATTCCGTGGAGAAGGGAAAGGTTCCTCAAAGTGAAAAATTGATGACTATTGATGGGCAAGTGGTAGATTTTAAGGGAGCTGAGATCACGATGATGCGTTTGTTGAAACCCAATGCAACAACCAATGATTCTTGGTCATATAAATATTATAATCAAATGCTTGTAGTCGGAACTTATGCTAACGGAGAAGGTACGTTACGGGCCTTTATTGTTGATCAATCCAGTGGTCGGGTACTATCAGAGACTTCATATTCTGGTTTTGACAGAATATATGATGTTGCTGTGAAAGGATTATAG
- a CDS encoding FecR family protein — translation MGHDEYIDWKLLVCRMNGELSKEEEQKFLTWLAKDTRRKAYYERMVAEWNSDTIRESDMSRELAKLDQFLYLQRKKGHQVMLRRRWLKWSVAAVLLVGLISSVYMLQRTRVEILEKTSVAVITPGKSKAILILSDGTSVNLDRGVDSTDTFIGVAKIKRNEGTILFEEDRRGTEMEYNTVITPKGGEYHVVLSDGSKVWLNADSKLKFPVNFGEGKREVFLSGEAYFEVVHDEGHPFVVTTDLGNVRVYGTQFNVRRYVDEEGIRATLVDGSVGFAKNGQKEDEYVKIEPGYQVRYEEGQEVIVQKVKVYNEIAWKNHQFSFERKPLDEIMKDFMRWYDVNITFEDESLHELYFSATLNRYGNIETLLRFFEAGYDIKFEINGKNIKIRRK, via the coding sequence ATGGGACATGATGAATATATAGATTGGAAACTATTGGTGTGTCGCATGAACGGGGAATTATCTAAGGAGGAAGAACAGAAGTTTTTGACGTGGCTTGCCAAGGATACCCGACGAAAAGCGTACTATGAGAGGATGGTTGCCGAATGGAACAGTGATACTATCCGTGAGAGTGATATGTCACGGGAGTTGGCAAAATTGGATCAGTTCCTTTATCTGCAGAGGAAGAAAGGGCATCAGGTAATGTTGCGTAGGCGATGGTTGAAATGGAGTGTGGCGGCCGTATTGCTTGTCGGGTTGATCAGTAGTGTGTATATGCTACAACGTACGCGAGTTGAAATCCTCGAGAAGACATCGGTTGCAGTTATTACTCCGGGGAAAAGTAAGGCTATTTTGATTCTGTCTGATGGGACAAGTGTGAACCTTGATCGTGGTGTGGATAGCACGGATACATTCATCGGTGTGGCAAAAATCAAGAGAAACGAGGGAACCATTTTGTTTGAAGAAGACAGGAGAGGGACTGAAATGGAATATAATACAGTGATAACGCCCAAAGGGGGAGAGTACCATGTCGTGTTGAGTGATGGAAGTAAAGTTTGGTTAAATGCTGATTCAAAATTAAAGTTTCCGGTAAATTTTGGAGAGGGAAAACGGGAGGTATTTCTTTCCGGAGAGGCTTATTTTGAGGTCGTGCATGACGAAGGGCATCCCTTTGTTGTAACAACGGATTTGGGAAATGTCAGGGTGTATGGTACGCAATTTAACGTGCGGCGTTATGTTGATGAAGAGGGAATTAGAGCAACCTTGGTGGATGGAAGTGTCGGCTTTGCTAAAAATGGGCAGAAAGAAGATGAATACGTAAAAATAGAGCCTGGTTATCAAGTTCGTTACGAGGAAGGGCAGGAAGTTATTGTTCAAAAAGTAAAAGTATATAATGAGATTGCTTGGAAAAATCATCAATTCAGTTTTGAACGGAAACCGTTGGATGAAATCATGAAAGATTTTATGCGGTGGTATGATGTGAATATTACTTTCGAAGACGAATCCTTGCATGAACTTTATTTTTCAGCAACATTGAATCGTTATGGGAATATTGAAACATTGTTGCGATTTTTTGAGGCAGGCTATGATATTAAGTTTGAGATAAATGGTAAAAATATAAAGATAAGGAGAAAATAA